The Streptomyces pactum genome contains a region encoding:
- a CDS encoding ABC transporter substrate-binding protein: MMRRRTTLLAGCTTLVLALGATACGGGGPVTAGGGDKALSGQSVTVAGVWSGTEQENFQKVLDAFTEKTGAETSFVSTGDNVSTVVGSKIEGGNAPDVVMVPQVGVLQQFAGKGWLKPLSKTARKSVDSNFANVWKSYGSVDGTLYGLYFKAAHKSTVWYSPDALAQAGVEPPKTYDEMLKAGQTVSDSGLAAFSVAGQDGWTLTDWFENVYLSQAGPEKYDALAAHELKWTDASVVEALTTLGKLFKDKQLIEGGQKGALNTDFPGSVEKVFGPKPEAGMVYEGDFVAGVAKDQFGKKIGEDANFFPFPAVDGGEAPVVSGGDAAVVLEDGKNSKAGMALLEFLATPEAAAVWAEAGGFLSPNRKLDLASYGNDVSRATAKSLVDAGDSVRFDMSDQAPAAFGGTKGTGEWKILQDFLRDPSDPKATAAELEAAAAKAYKG; the protein is encoded by the coding sequence ATGATGCGACGACGTACCACCCTGCTCGCCGGCTGCACCACCCTCGTACTCGCCCTCGGCGCGACCGCCTGCGGCGGTGGCGGACCCGTCACGGCCGGCGGCGGTGACAAGGCGCTCAGCGGGCAGTCCGTCACCGTGGCCGGCGTCTGGTCCGGCACCGAGCAGGAGAACTTCCAGAAGGTGCTGGACGCCTTCACCGAGAAGACCGGCGCCGAGACCTCCTTCGTCTCCACCGGCGACAACGTCTCCACCGTCGTCGGCAGCAAGATCGAGGGCGGCAACGCCCCCGACGTCGTGATGGTCCCGCAGGTCGGCGTGCTCCAGCAGTTCGCCGGCAAGGGCTGGCTGAAGCCGCTGTCCAAGACGGCGCGGAAGTCCGTGGACTCCAACTTCGCGAACGTCTGGAAGTCGTACGGCAGCGTCGACGGCACCCTCTACGGCCTCTACTTCAAGGCCGCCCACAAGTCGACCGTCTGGTACAGCCCCGACGCCCTCGCCCAGGCCGGGGTCGAGCCGCCGAAGACGTACGACGAGATGCTGAAGGCCGGGCAGACCGTCTCCGACTCCGGGCTCGCCGCCTTCTCGGTCGCCGGGCAGGACGGCTGGACGCTGACCGACTGGTTCGAGAACGTCTACCTCTCCCAGGCGGGACCCGAGAAGTACGACGCCCTGGCCGCCCACGAACTGAAGTGGACCGACGCCAGCGTGGTCGAGGCGCTCACCACCCTCGGCAAGCTCTTCAAGGACAAGCAGCTCATCGAGGGCGGCCAGAAGGGCGCCCTGAACACCGACTTCCCGGGCTCGGTCGAGAAGGTCTTCGGCCCGAAGCCCGAGGCCGGCATGGTCTACGAGGGCGACTTCGTCGCCGGGGTCGCCAAGGACCAGTTCGGCAAGAAGATCGGCGAGGACGCGAACTTCTTCCCGTTCCCGGCGGTCGACGGGGGCGAGGCACCGGTGGTCAGCGGCGGTGACGCGGCCGTCGTCCTGGAGGACGGCAAGAACTCCAAGGCCGGCATGGCGCTCCTGGAGTTCCTCGCGACGCCGGAGGCCGCGGCCGTGTGGGCCGAGGCGGGCGGCTTCCTCTCCCCGAACAGGAAGCTCGACCTCGCCTCCTACGGGAACGACGTCAGCCGGGCCACCGCCAAGTCCCTCGTGGACGCCGGCGACTCGGTCCGCTTCGACATGTCCGACCAGGCACCGGCGGCCTTCGGCGGCACCAAGGGCACGGGCGAGTGGAAGATCCTCCAGGACTTCCTGCGCGACCCCTCCGACCCGAAGGCCACCGCCGCCGAGCTCGAGGCCGCGGCGGCCAAGGCCTACAAGGGCTGA